The sequence TACTTTCATTAGAATTTATACTACATTACAAGCAACCAATTCATGAGTCTTTCGTCCTATTCTATTTCTTACGTTTTGTAAATCCCAAATCGAATTGCCCGCTCCCATCGCTATGACGCATCCTTCCCGAAAGATGCAGTGTTAAAGTGACGAGATCAGCGCTCCGCCCAACGCTCCTGTTAATACGACTGTCCAAGGCGGCAATTTCCAAAACACAAGCATTCCAAATAGGATGGTGGCAAGCGCAAAATCGGCCGGCGCCAATATGGAGCTTATCCAAATCGGGTTATAGAGAGCCGCAAGCAGAACGCCCACGACAGCCGCATTGATACCGATTAACGCTCCTTGAATTTTGGGCTTTCTTCGAAGTGTGTCCCAAAAAGGCAATGTTCCAATCACAAGCAGAAATGCAGGAAGGAAAATCGCCACCGTTGCTATGAAAGCCCCAAACCCTCCTCCCATCGTCGCCCCTAAATATGAAGCGAATGTGAATAATGGGCCTGGCACTGCCTGTGTGGCACCATATCCAGCAAGGAAAGCTTCCTTGCTCACCCAACCAGTCGGTACAAGTTCTCTTTCCAGCAAAGGCAATACAACGTGTCCCCCGCCGAACACAAGCGAACCGGCCCTGTAAAAACTGTCAAATACCTTCACCCATACAAATTGCGTCAACCCACGCAATACAGGCAAAGCAGCCAGTAACCCAAAAAATAAACCCAAACACACAATCCCCACATGACGGTTGATTGGAACACAAATGTTGGGCTGATCAG comes from Effusibacillus pohliae DSM 22757 and encodes:
- a CDS encoding chromate transporter, which gives rise to MNLPRCWKSWAEVLRVSLKLGLTSFGGPIAHLGYFHDEYVRQRKWLDERSYADLVALCQFLPGPASSQVGIAIGVMRAGLLGGVASFIGFTLPSVIVLVLFAFLLQGFDVGNAGWIHGLKIVAVAIVAHAVLGMGQKLAPDRNRATIAMVAAVISLLWPTAVSQVLLIVSAGVVGLFLYKSEHTPDQPNICVPINRHVGIVCLGLFFGLLAALPVLRGLTQFVWVKVFDSFYRAGSLVFGGGHVVLPLLERELVPTGWVSKEAFLAGYGATQAVPGPLFTFASYLGATMGGGFGAFIATVAIFLPAFLLVIGTLPFWDTLRRKPKIQGALIGINAAVVGVLLAALYNPIWISSILAPADFALATILFGMLVFWKLPPWTVVLTGALGGALISSL